The following DNA comes from Ornithinimicrobium avium.
GGCGGCCGGTCCAGCGTGATGAGGAAGCCGAAGCCCACCGTCACCGCGGAGATCCCCAGCGGCAGCATGAACACCCCGTCCATCGTCGAGACCACACCCGACCACCACCGCGAGCGCGGCCGCCGCGAGACCACCAGCGCCACGACGACCCCGAGCACCATCGCCAGGACGGTCGCGTCGACGGCGGTGCGCAGCGAGTTCTCCACGGCCTGGGCGACGCTGACCCGCAGCACCGGCGTCGAGCCGGGGTCGGTGAGCATCCGGTAGTTCGCCAGCGTCCACCCACCCTGCCGCCGCAGCGAGCGCACGACGAGGGAGCCGACGGGCAGCAGCACGAACACCACCGCCAGTCCCGTCGCCACCAGCGCGGGTATGTCGCTCCGCCCCGGCCGGCGGGCCGCCGCCCGCGCGCCGACCCGCTTCAGCCCCCGCTCCCGCGAGCGCCGGGTCCGCGCGGCGAGCGCGAGCATGCCGACGACCGCGAGGAGCTGGAGGACCGAGAGCACGGCCGCACCGCGCAGGTCCAGGAGCTGGGTGGTCAGCAGGTAGATCTCGGTCTCGATGGTCCCGTAGCGCAGCCCGCCGAGGGTCAGCACGACCCCGAAGGCGGTGGAGCAGAAGAGGAAGACCAGCGTCCCGGCGGAGACGACCGCGGGGACGAGCGCGGGGAGGGTGACCGAACGCCATACCTGCCAGGGGGTGGCCCCGAGGGTGGCGGCGGACTCCTCGGCGCGCCGGTCCAGGCCCTCCCACATCCCGCCCACGGTGCGCACGACGACGGCGAGGTTGAAGAAGACGAACGCCAGCAGGATCGGCACCCACGTCCCGTCCCAGCCCAGGGACCCCAGCGGCCCGCCGGCGGACAGCAGCGAGCGGAACATCACGCCCACGACCACGGTCGGCAGCACGAACGGCATGACCACCAGCGCGCGCAGCAGCCCCCGGCCGGGGAAGCGCAGCCGGTAGAGCACGAAGGCCACCGGCAGCCCCAGCGCCAGGGTCAGGACCGTCCCCGCGGCCGAGCTCCACAGCGTGAACCACAGCACCCGCAGCGTGCGCGCCCGCCCGAGCACCTCCGGCACCGCCGACAGGTCGAGGCCCCCGTCGGGGAAGAAGCCGCGCGCCAGCATGCCGGAGACGGGCAGCACGAAGAAGACGCCAAGGAACGCCAGCGGGACCAGCGTCGCCAGCCCCAGGGTGAGTCCGGGACCGGTCAGGTATGCGGTGCCGCGCCCGCGCGCCGGCGCGCGGGCGGCCGGCTCCCGCGGTGCCGTGGAGACTGACATGCTCGACTTCCTTCGCCGGTGCTAACCGGAGCAGGTTCGCAAAGGGTCTGCGGGCGGTTCCCGCACTCTCAGCGCCGGCGGCGCTCCCCTGTCGTGACCTGGTTAGGGTACTTCACCGGTGGGGCCACGACCCGCTCCGGACCCGGCTCAGGTTCTCGCGGCGGACAGGTAGGCCAGGACGGCGCGCACCCGGCGGTGCTCGTCCGGGGCGTCCACCAGGCCCAGTTTGGCGAAGATGCTGCCGATGTGGGTCTCGACCGTGCGCGCGGACAGGTGCAGCCGGCGCGCCACCGCGCGGTTCGACAAGCCCTGAGCCATGTGTCCCAGCACGTCCAGCTCTCGAGGCGTGAGCAACGCCAGCTCGGTGTCCGCCCGCGCGGCACCGACCAGCTGCGCGACGACCTCGGGATCGAGGGCGGTCCCACCCCGCGCGACGCGGTCCAGCGCGACGAAGAAGTCGTCGACGTCGAGGACGCGGTCCTTCAACAGGTAGCCGAAGGAACCACCCGTCGCCAGGTCGACGCAGTGGCGGGTCTCGACGTGCTGGGACAGCAGCATCACAGGAGCCTCCGGCTCCCAGGCGCGGATCTCCGCCGCGGCCGCCACTCCTTCGTCACGCTCGGGCATGCGCACGTCCAGGACGGTGATGTCCGGCTGGTGCGCGCGTACCTGGGCGACGGCGGCGGCGGCGGTGGCCGCGCGTCCCACGATGGTGTGGCCGGCCGTCACCAGCAGCGCGGCCAGCCCCTCGCGAAACAGCGCCGAGTCCTCGGCGATCACGACCCGCACGGCAGCACCGCCTGCACCGTGGTCCCCCGGCCTGCTCCGGACGCCACCCGGAAGCGGCCACCCGAAGCAGTCACCCGCTCCTCGAGCCCGGCAAGTCCTCCAGGTCGCCGCACCCGAGCTCCCCCCAGCCCGTCGTCGGTGACCGAGACGACCACGGCGGAGCCCTCCTGGTGAAGAGTCACGTGGATACGCTCCGCGGCAGCGTGACGCAACGCGTTCGTGACGGCTTCGTTGACCACGAAGTAGGCGGTGAGGGCAACCTCCGCCGGCACCATGTCCGTGCCCGCATCCACCGTGATCCGTTCCGGGTCACGCCGTGCCAGCTCAGCCAGCGCCGCAGGGAGGCCTGCGTCCAGGATGCTCGGGCGCACGCCGTGAGCCACCTGCCGCAGTTCTGCCACCGCCGTGGCAAGTTCGGCCACGACCACGTCCAGCTCCTCGGACTGCGCCGGTGAGGTGGTTCCGGCACGTTGCAGCACCCGCAGACGCATCCCCAGCGCCACCAGGCGTTGCTGCGCTCCGTCGTGGAGGTCGCGTTCCAGCCGGTGACGCTCGCGCTCGCCGGCGAGCAGCATCCGCTCCTGGGCCAGCTCCACCTCGGCAAGAGCCCGGCTGATCTCCGCCCGAGAACGGATGGATGCGACCAGCGGTGCCGATGCCTTGCAGACCGCCGCGGGGACCTGGCGCGCTCCGGCCCCCGAGGGGACGATGGCACCGATCTGCTCACCACCCAGACGAAGGATGCCGGTAGCGGCGGTGGGCTCAGCAGGCGTTCCGTCCAGACGGAGCAGCGTCGGATCCGTCCATCCCCGGTGAGCCACCACCAGACCAGGGTCGTTCAACGCCGTGCGCAGCTCCGGTTGCAGGTCCTCGGGCCTCGCCGTGCCCGCCTCCACGCCGGCAGTGAGCGCCAGGACGGCACGCAGGGCACGGGCGCGCTCGGGGTAGAGCACTTCCTCGAGGCGCCCCCGGAGTCCTGGGTAGGCGATTGCTGCCCCGGCGGTGAGGACCGCCACGGCACCGACGGCACCGAAGGTCGACCACTCGGTCAGGCGCAACCCGACCGCCCAGACGGCGGCGGCGACGACGCACAGAGCCGCCGCGGCCAGCACCGTCGCCGTCGTGGCGGCCACGACGGCACGGTCCACGTCGAACAGCCGCGGCCGCAGCAGGCCGACGGCGCCCCCGACCGGGATGATGACGTAACTCACCAGCAGGCCGATGACCACCAGGTCCGGCGCCCCGAACATCAGGTAACTGGCCCAGCACAGGAGCAAGGTCCCGGGGAGGGCGAGACCCGCCACGAACATCCACCGCAGCCGCAGCCGCTGCGTGGAGGGAGCACACCGGTATCGGGCAAGCGGAGCAGCACAGCACCAGCCGAGCATGACCAGGAAAGCTAGGACCAGCACCAGTCCGGGCGGTTCCAGGACGGGCCGCAGCCCCGGCGCAACGGCAGCGACGACGCAGACGGCGTTGAACAGGACCACGACGCCGGTCGTCGAGCGGGCCGCCCACCTCCACCCTGCCGTGGCGGCACGTCCCGAGGGGAACCACACCAGCATGAGCGCCAGGGGCAGGTAGAGAAGCATCCAGGTCCCCTCCAGCGCGGAGGCCTGCCGTTCGGGCAGGAGATGGAGCGCCATGAGGACCGCCCCCGCGGCTGTGACCAGTGGACCGAACGGCAGCTCCGGCAGGCGGCGTGTCAGAAGACCACCCAGGACCAGGAGGGCGCACCCCACCCCCAGGACGGCGGCGAAGAACAGCGCCTCCAGCGGATCTCGGACCAGCGCGAGGACGGCGACCAGGAGCTCCCATGCTGCGACCACACCGGCCAGCGCGGACGCGGCGGTGGCTGCGATCATCGTTCGCCGCGAACGTGACGAGGCCCCCATCGAGCAATGCTATGGCACGAACGCCGCGCCGGTCATCCGTGCCAGCCCGTAGACGTTTCCCGTGCAGTCCCCGATGTGCCGGAGGTCCCAGGCTGCAAGTCTCGAACCCTGTTGGTTCGACATGAGGAGCAGGCCATGACCACCACGACGCCCCGCGCTGTCCCCGAGCAGGACGACGCCGTCGAGCACGACCGCACCGTCCGGTTCCGGCGGTACGCCGCGGCCCTGGCTCTTCCCGTGGCCTTCCTCTTCCAGCTGGTGTGCAACTCCCTCTACGCATGGGCGTCCACCACCTCAGGGCTGACCGACAGCGGCAGCGCCGCGGACGCGCTCGCCTTGTACGGTGCTTTCCCCGGCACCTTGATCGCCGCCGTTGTGCTGGCGACGGTGGGCTCCATGCTGGCCCTGCTCGGACTTCCCGCAGCTCTGCGGGTGTTTCGTCCGAGCCGGCCCAAACTGGCGTTGTGGGCGGTGGGACTCATGATGACCGGTTATCTGTGCTACTTCGGCATCAGCTTCACCGGTTTCGACACGGTTGCGCTGGCTGTGGGCAAGGTCGACGCGGCAGCGGCACTGGATGGCTCTCCGGCGAGCGCGTGGTCGATACCGTTCTTTGTGCTGTTCGTCATCGGCAATCTCCTGGGCACCTTGTTGCTGGGCCTGACGGCGTTCCTCGCGGCCCGGTCACAGGAGACGGGAGTGCCTTGGTGGGCGGGGGCACTCATCGCGTGCTGGACGGTGGGGCACGTCATCAACATCGTCGTCACCAACGAGTGGTTCGCCGTGGCGGGCGGCGCACTGGAGATCGTCGGTCTCCTGTATGTGGCGGCCGCGGCACTGCGGCTCAGCAACCGGCAATGGGTCGAGCGCGGGTAGCGGTCGGACGACCGGGTTGGGGCGCACCGGCGCCTTACCTCACCCCGTCGCGATGTCCGACCACTCCTGCAGCCACGTCTGCCGCTCCTCCTCGATCTGCCGGGCCGGCACGACGATCGGCTCCTCCGCCAGCGGCGCGAACTGCGCCCACAGGTCGGGCAGCGGCGCTCGGCCGTCGACGGGATACATGTACATGCTGTCCGGGATGACCGCCTGCACCGCCGGGCTGACCAGCCAGTCGATGACCGCCTGCGCCCCCTGGGGGTTGTCGGTCCCGTCCAGGACGCCGGCATACTCCGTCTGCCGGAAGCAGGTGTCCAGCAGCGCGCTGGTCGTCGGCTGCCAGCCGCCCTCGGGGATGGTGAACGGCGGGCTAGAGGAGTAGGACAGCACGATCGGCCGGTCCCCGTCCCCGCCGCCGGCGGTGAAGTCCACGGTGTAGGCGTCGGTCCAGCCGCTGGTGATCTTGGCCCCGTTGGCCATGAGGTCCTCCCAGTAGGGCTGCCACTGACCCGGGCCGAACTCCCCGATCGTGGCGAGGAGGAACGACATACCCGGGCTGGAGGTGGTGGCGCCGGGGGTGACGAAGAGGTCCTCGTACTCCGGCTTGAGCAGGTCGTTCAGGCTCGCCGGCGGCATCATCCCCTGGTTAGCGAACCAGACGTCGTCCACGTTGACGCACACGTCGCCGAAGTCGACGGGGGTCAGGTATGCCGCGTCGCCGCCCTCGAGCGCGTGCTCCTTCGCGGACCTTGGCAGGCGAGCCGGGGTGTATGGGGTGAGCACGTCGTTGTCGATCGCCCGCCCGGCGAAGGTGTTGTCGATGCCGAAGGCGACGTCGCCGATCGGGCTGCCGGCGGTCAGGACCAGCTGGTTGGTCAGCTGCCCGGCGTCGCCGGAGAGCTGGATCTGCAGGTCGTAGCCGGTGTCGGCCTCGAACTGGGCGATCAGGTCGTCCGGCAGCGCGAACGAGTCGTGCGTCACCAGCGTGACGGTGCCGGTGTCCGTGGGCGCAGCGGCCTCGGTGGCCTCCTCGGCGTCGGTGCCGCCGGTGGCGGTGGCGCCCTCGGTGTCACCCTCCTGCGTGGTGGGTGCCGGCGCGGTGGCCGGCGCGGGCGTCTCGTCGTCACCGCCGCCCATGAGCGAGCACGAGGTGAGCGGGAGGGCCACCGCCAGGCAGGCTGCCAGGGCGCCGGCACGGGTGCGTGTGGTGCGGGTCATCGTCGTCTCCTTGCGACTTCCTTCGCCGGTGCTAACCGGTGCAGGTTCGGAGGGTCTGCGGTCTGGTGCCGCACTCTCAGCGCTCGCGCGCTCCCCTGTCGTTTCGTGGCATCGAGGCTAGCACCGCTCCCGCACGAGATGGGGACCGACGTCAAGCGATGGACGCGATCTCGCTACACCCAGGGGGGTGACTCTCTGGTCGTTCCCTGCAGCACGTGTTACCGACACCACACGATCGAGACCTGATCGTGACCTAATCCGTTAATCCGGTTGCCTATCGTGGCGTAGCTGGCAGGGAATGGGCCCTGCCGCTGATTCTCGAGGGAGAGAATATGAAGAAGATCATCGCCGCCGTACTCGGCGGCACCGCTGTTGCATCCTTGGCGTTCGCCTCCGCATCGCTGCTGACCGTTGACGGTGGCGTCATCCAGGCGGGCGTGTCCACCGACCTCACGTGCGACGACACGGGCGTGAAGGTCAACTGGTCGTTGGAGACGGGCACCAACAGCGTGAGCGGGGTGCGCATCGAGGGCATCGATGCCGCGTGCGCAGGAGCAGAGATGTTCGTCCGGACCAACGTCATGGACGACAGCACGAAGGTCACGCTCGACGGCAGTGGGCAGGCGAGGGTGGGTTTCGCGCCGACGTCTCCGGAGAGCCTCGAGTCGATCAAGATCTGGATCGAAGGCTGATTCCGCCGTGGCGGCCGTGACCGCTGGGCCACGGCCGCCACGGGTCGTCCGCTCCAGCAGCAAGGGACATCGCAAGAGCGTCCTCGGGTGGGCGCTGCTCATCACTGTCGTCCTCGCATGGGCTTTCACCTTTCGTCCCACGCAGCTCGGGGGACCCGCGACGTTCATCGTGGTGTCGGGCGACAGCATGGAGCCGACGCTCTCCGACGGGGACCTCGTAGTCCTGAGGGCGCACGACGCGTACGCGGTCGGCGACATCGCAACGTTCACCGTCCCTGACGGCGAGCCCGGCGCCGGAGCCCTCGTAATCCACCGGCTGGTGGGGGTGGAGGGCGACGCATTCGTCCCGCAGGGCGACAACCGCGATCAGACCGACGACTGGAGACCGATGGGCGCCGACGTCAAGGGCACCCTGTGGCTCCACGTACCCCGCGGCGGTGATTACCTCATGCGCCTCATTCACCCGCCACTAATGGCGGCGCTGGCGGGTGGCCTGGCTACGACGTGGTTCCTTCTACGCAGCCCGCGGTCGACACGTGCAGAGGGCGGCGATGAGAACTAGCGCGGCCCTCGGCACAGCGATGGTGCTCGCCACCGGCGCCTTCCTCGGCTCGTGGATCGCCGCGTCCGCATCGTCGCTCGGTGTCGACGGAGGCGTACTGCAGACATGGAGCTACACCGTCGATCTGGGAATCCAGGATCCAGGCAGTCAGCCCTCCCCGATCCAGGCCTCCCGACCGGCAGAGATCGTCGGGGCCGAGCCGACCGAGACGCAGGGCACCGTTGACCCGGACCATGATCTCGGAGCAGACGAAGTCGTCACCGCAGAAGACGTATCGCCTCCGTCAGAGCTCATGGTCGACATCGCGGGCGACACCGCACCCCCACCGGGGCCAGCGCCCGCCCCCTGACCCGCCAGGATCGATGGACGGCTCCGGCTCGCCACTGAAGAACCCTGTGGCAGGATCGGTCCCATGGCTAACCTCGTCGCGAAAGCTGTCACCGCAGGAGCCGCCGTCGTGGCTGCGATCGTCGCCCGCAAGACGACGGACGGCACGTGGAAGTTCGTCACCGGCAGCGATTCGCCCCAGAACCCGGACGACCCCGAGATCGACCTCAAGGAGGCCATCGCCTTCGCCGTCCTGTCCGGCGCGCTCGTCGGGCTGGCCAGGATGCTGGCCAACCGGCAAACGACGCGGATGATGGCCAAGGGAGCCGGCAAGACCCCCGAGCAGACCGCCGACCGAGCCAACTCCTGAGAGGCTAACCCACTCGGGTGGGGCGCTCGGCAACCATTGTCGCGCAGTCAGAGCCTTCCTTCCTGCGACCCAGTGCAGCGTGTAGTTGGTTGAGTTACAGTGGTCGGCTGGGGACGATGGGGTATGGCGAATCGACCTGCCCCGCGCTGGGGTTGCGTGATGGTGACCATGCCGAACTTGCCCGGCTGACCCGGTCCTCCCTGCTTGGCCGGCCTGGCCCAACGGGCACGGATCGTGCTGCTGGCCGCGGACGGTGAGTCGAACACCTCGATCGCAGCGAAGGTGGGGTAGCGCGGCCGCCGGTGATCGACTGGCGGCACAGGTACTCGCCCTCCAGGCAGACGTGGACGACAACCTCGTCTGGGAGCAGATCCAGCGTGGTGGCCGCAGCCGGGGCCCTCGTGAGCGGATGGAGAGGAACTCGGCGGTCCGGCGACGGTCATCGTGGTCAATGGAGACAGCATGGAGCCGACACCGTCGAACGGTGATCTGGTGATCTTGTAGGACCGCGGCGGCTATGCGCAGGGTGATGGTCGTCACCTTCGCCGTACCTATGGACGAGCCGGGCGCCGACCCCCCATACATCGGGGCACCCCCGGCGCACGGCCCCGACTCTGGCAGCAAAACGCATACGGATGGTTACGCTCACTGCGTTTGCATATCCCGCCGTTCCTCGGTCAGCCGCCCCGCAAGGGTCCGGGCGGCCAGCATCACGAAGTAACCAGTCCAGTTGACAATGGCGATCAGTTTGAACCCCTCCTCGATCACGGCGTGGCCCTTGAGCAACCCCAACGGCTCAAGCGTGTCGAGAACCAGCATGAGCGTGAACCCGGCGACGGCCAGCATCATGAAGACTTTCGGCCCCGCCAAGACGTGTCGTCGATACCAGACAAGGAAACCTGCGGTCAGCAGTCCGAGGACGGCCAGCACCACGCTCTCCGGGATCCCGAGGGCCGGCAGCGCCTCATCGTGCAGCATGAGGGTGTCGTCTATCGCTAAGAGAAGGGTCATCAAGCCACCGGCCCGGAGCAGCCTCGCCTGCCAACCATGGCTGTAGAAAGAGGTAAAGAGAGGGATCCCTGCGCCGGCCGCCCAGACCAGGATGCCGATGTTTGACATGATGCCGGCGACCGGCGACGCCTCGACAGCGCCAGCATCGGCGGTCATCAGCTGCAGGTCGATCCCCCAGATGATCCTCGCCAGCCCTACCGCGACGATGACGACCATCGCTCCGGCGTTTCCCCAGATCAGCCAGCGCTGCTCGCCTACGTCGAGTGGTGACCAGACGTGGGTGACGATCTCTCGGTTAGCCACGGCCCGTGCCCCGAACCCACGAGCTGGCCTCCGCGTGAACCCAGCTCGCTGCTCGACGGGCGCGCCACCACACGGGCCGGGAGAGATGGATGAGCAGGAGAGGGTTGGCGGCGGCCTGCCGGGCGGCGCCGACGACATCGCGGTCTCGCAAGAGGCTCGCCAGACGTACGTACTCCAGCGCCTCATGCAGGATCGCGCTGCGGTGCTCAAAGGCCTTCTGGGCGGTAGGCTCGAGATCGCACTCCTCCAGGATCGCTGCGTCCGCGCGCATCCAGGCCTTGATATGGGGAGGGCCCACACGCGCGGATACCGACTCGGGGTAGATCGTGTAGTGGTAACCACCAAGAGGCTCGACGGCTGCTGCCCCGGCGAAGTGCAGGGCACGGGCCAGGAAGTAGAAGTCGGCCCCCACCCGCAAGTGCGGGCTATAGGTCAAGCCGTGCTCAGCCACGAAGTCGCGCCGAAGAGTCGGCTTGAGGTAGCCGTATGCCTCCGACCAGGACCTGAGCGGTCGACTGCCTCGTACGAACTCCGCAAGAGTGAGCGTCCCTAATCCGGCGAGCCGCGCCGGCCGGAACATCGGCCAGCTCGTCACCGACACCCCCGCGTCGCCATCACCCGGGCGGTAACGGTGCATCAGGATGTTGTCCACGACGATGGGCAGCCCCTCCGCCGCTTCCGCGCGGTCCAGCAGCCGCCGTGAACGCGCCTGAGCCACCGTGTCATCGGCGTCCAGCACCGAGACCCACCGTCCCCGTGCGTTCTCGATCGCTCTGTTGCGGGAGCGTCCCTCACCCTGGTTGGTCCTGTTGCGCAACACGTGGACCGGGGGGCCAAAGGACTCCGCGATCTCCGCCGTCCTATCGCTAGAGGCATCGTCGACGACGACCACCTCGACAGTCACTCCCTCTTGCGCGAGCGCGCTAGAGATGGTCGCGGCCAGGGTGCGCTCAGCGTTGTGCGCCGGCACCACGAAACTGACATCCGGGACCATGTTTCCTCCTGCGCTCAGGGGCTCTTCGAACTTGACCGGGCACGTCGGGGGACTTCGCCTTCCGTGAAGTACCCGTGACCTCGGTGATCATGGCTGTGTCTAGCAGTTCAGGGTCACGTAGGTGAGGTCACGGGCGTGTCCCAGGGTACGCAAACTTGGGGATGAGGTTCAGCAGGTCGATGTCGGTGCGAATCGGTTGCTGGGGGTGGCGGCGGTCGCGGTCCAGCGGGTCGAGCCGACCAGAGGACGGCGCGCGGGTGGGGCACGTGGCGACCGCGGCGGAGTCCGCTGCGGCGGCCCCGGCGTGCGTAGTGATCTCCAACCTCGCTCAAGGGCGCCCAACGACAAGGCCAGCGGGACCTTCCCTGCGCCACGGAAACGGTACGCCTGGTTCTCCGCCGGGCGCTTCTCCACAAGCTGACCTCGAGTAGGGTATGAGCGCTCCTTCGCCTCTCCTCCAGGACCCCCTATTGAACTCACCTACCACGCGCCCCTTCTCGGGCAGAACTGGCGGCTCGTCGCCGCACCCCTCGGGGCGACGGTGAAGCGCGAGCAGCTGCAGCGAGCGCTGCATACACTCGACCAGGTGGACGCCAACGTGCTCGGACTGGTGCTCAACCGCCTGCCGATCAAGGGACCCGACGCCTACGAGGCCTACACCAGCTATCGGCCCGACCTGGCCACCGAGGGACGCGGCAAGCGGCCCCGCTCGCGGAAGGTGCGCCGCGGAGCCGAGGCGTCGGCGGCGCAGGGCTAGCCCGTGGAGATCCCCACCAAGGTCCAGAACCTGGCGCTGGTAGTCCTGTGCGTGGTCGCGGTCGGCGCGTCCGGCCTCGCCTACTGGAGCGTGAACCGGCCCCACCCCGCCAGCCAGAACCCGTCCGCCGCGGCACCGGTGGCCCCCGGCGACTCCACGGCGGGTCCGACCGGCACGGCGGACCCTGCCGCGACGACGTCCGAGGGGCCGTCGGCGACCGCCACCGAGGCGCCCGACGGCGGGTCTGCCTCCGTGTCCGAGTGGGTGGACGCGTGGTCCGGCGACGCCGACCTGCTCGTGGTCGGCGACGGCTTCAGCCACCTGCCGACGCAGTGGGTGCAGCTGTGGGCCGACCGGGTCGGTCGCGACCGGCCCGTCACCATCCACCACTGGGGTGAGACGGCCGACGTCTCGTTCAACGACCCGATCGAGCTGTCGGACGGCGCCGGGGAGCCGCTGGACGTCTGGAGCGCGAGCCGGGACGGGTCGACGATCCACGACGCGGCCGAGCGCTACCAGCGCTTCGTCGACGCCTCCACCGAGCCGGACGCGGTCCTGGTGTCCATGGGCCTGGACAGCGGGGAGGAGGACGTCGCCGACGGTCTGGACGAGCTGGTCGGCCAGGTCGACGAGGACGTCCCCGTGCTGATCGCGATCGGACCCGACGACCTCTACGACGAGGGCGTGGCCGACGCGCTGCTGTCCTGGGCCGAGGAGTACGACGACCGCGTCGCCGTGCTGGACCTGCGCGGTGAGGCACCCGACTCGGCGTCCGCGGAGGAGTGGGCCATGGCCTTTGCGAGGGCACTCGACCGCTCCTAAAAGGCTCTGCGCCTTACTGTGCCAAGTGCTATTTTACTGGGTATCAACGCATGCCGTGTTGGTGCCCGACCCCTTCGAGGGAGCCGGACGAACTTGACGCAAAGGAGCGTTTGTCATGGTGAGAAGAGTCTGGACGGCAGTGGCGGCCAGTGCTGCTCTGGCGCTGACGGCATGCAGTGGGGAGGGCGGGCAGCAGCCCGGGACCCCGGGCGACGGTGCCGGGGCGAGCGGCTCCGGAGACCAGGCGGCGGCGAGCGGGGCGGAGCTCGACGAGGACGGGTGGGCGTTGCGCACTCCCGAGGCGAGCGAGGGCGGCACGGTCGTCGTGCTCGGCAACGCCGAGCTCTCCTACCTGGACCCGGTGAAGGGCAACGACGGCAACGTCAACAACTTCTACCGGCTGATCTACCGCACGCTCACCACCTACCAGTCCGGCACGGGGGACGCCGGCAACACCGTGGTCCCCGACCTGGCGACCGACACGGGCACGGCGAGCGAGGACAAGAAGACCTGGACCTTCACGCTCAAGGACGACATCTTCTACGAGGACGGCACGCCGATCCGTGCCCAGGACTTCAAGTATGCGCTGGAGCGTTCGGCGGACGCGCGGCTCCGGCTCGGGTCCACCGACCACCTGCAGTACATCGATGGGCTGGACGACTACGCCGGCATCTACGAGGACCCCGCCGGTCTGGACTCGATCGAGACGCCCGACGACAAGACGATCGTCTTCCACCTCGACCAGCCATTGGCAGGCTTCCCGAACATCGTCGCCGCCACTGCGACGGCGCCCTTCCCGGAGGGCAAGGTCACCTCCGTCAACCAGCTCGACGAGCAGCCGATCAGCTCGGGCCCCTACAAGCTGGACAGCTACAAGCGGGGCTCCGAGCTGGTCCTGGTCCGCAACGACAAGTGGTCGGCCGAGACCGACGAGGTGCGCACGGCCCTGCCCGACTCCTTCGAGTTCGTCTTCGGTCTGGACGCCTCCACCATCGACCAGCGGATGATCTCCGCCCAGGGCGAGGACCGCAACGCCGTGTCCTCCTCCACCAACCCCCTGCAGGCCGCGTCGCTCCCGCTCGTCCTCGGCAAGGACGACCTCATGGCCAGAACGGTGCGGGACCAGCCGACCTGCACCACCTACCTCGGCATCAACACCACCAAGGGGCCCCTGCAGGAGCTCGAGGTGCGCCAGGCCATCTCCTACGCCATCGACAAGCAGCAGGTCCTCACCGCGACCGGCGGGCCGATGATGGCTGCGATCGCCACCGACATGCTGCTCCCGGCGACCCCCGGCTGGGTCGACTTCGACCTCTACCCCAGCGACAACCACGAGGGCGACCCGGAG
Coding sequences within:
- a CDS encoding response regulator transcription factor encodes the protein MRVVIAEDSALFREGLAALLVTAGHTIVGRAATAAAAVAQVRAHQPDITVLDVRMPERDEGVAAAAEIRAWEPEAPVMLLSQHVETRHCVDLATGGSFGYLLKDRVLDVDDFFVALDRVARGGTALDPEVVAQLVGAARADTELALLTPRELDVLGHMAQGLSNRAVARRLHLSARTVETHIGSIFAKLGLVDAPDEHRRVRAVLAYLSAART
- a CDS encoding ABC transporter permease; the encoded protein is MSVSTAPREPAARAPARGRGTAYLTGPGLTLGLATLVPLAFLGVFFVLPVSGMLARGFFPDGGLDLSAVPEVLGRARTLRVLWFTLWSSAAGTVLTLALGLPVAFVLYRLRFPGRGLLRALVVMPFVLPTVVVGVMFRSLLSAGGPLGSLGWDGTWVPILLAFVFFNLAVVVRTVGGMWEGLDRRAEESAATLGATPWQVWRSVTLPALVPAVVSAGTLVFLFCSTAFGVVLTLGGLRYGTIETEIYLLTTQLLDLRGAAVLSVLQLLAVVGMLALAARTRRSRERGLKRVGARAAARRPGRSDIPALVATGLAVVFVLLPVGSLVVRSLRRQGGWTLANYRMLTDPGSTPVLRVSVAQAVENSLRTAVDATVLAMVLGVVVALVVSRRPRSRWWSGVVSTMDGVFMLPLGISAVTVGFGFLITLDRPPLDLRTSPVLVPVAQAMVALPLVVRTLAPVLRSVDPRQREAAVALGAGPWRAAWTTEAPVLARPLLAATGFAFAVSLGEFGATSFLARPDRPTVPVVIYQLISRPGAENLGMALAASVVLALLTVVVMGVVERLRVGSVGAF
- a CDS encoding S24/S26 family peptidase, with translation MAAVTAGPRPPRVVRSSSKGHRKSVLGWALLITVVLAWAFTFRPTQLGGPATFIVVSGDSMEPTLSDGDLVVLRAHDAYAVGDIATFTVPDGEPGAGALVIHRLVGVEGDAFVPQGDNRDQTDDWRPMGADVKGTLWLHVPRGGDYLMRLIHPPLMAALAGGLATTWFLLRSPRSTRAEGGDEN
- a CDS encoding thiamine ABC transporter substrate-binding protein — translated: MTRTTRTRAGALAACLAVALPLTSCSLMGGGDDETPAPATAPAPTTQEGDTEGATATGGTDAEEATEAAAPTDTGTVTLVTHDSFALPDDLIAQFEADTGYDLQIQLSGDAGQLTNQLVLTAGSPIGDVAFGIDNTFAGRAIDNDVLTPYTPARLPRSAKEHALEGGDAAYLTPVDFGDVCVNVDDVWFANQGMMPPASLNDLLKPEYEDLFVTPGATTSSPGMSFLLATIGEFGPGQWQPYWEDLMANGAKITSGWTDAYTVDFTAGGGDGDRPIVLSYSSSPPFTIPEGGWQPTTSALLDTCFRQTEYAGVLDGTDNPQGAQAVIDWLVSPAVQAVIPDSMYMYPVDGRAPLPDLWAQFAPLAEEPIVVPARQIEEERQTWLQEWSDIATG
- a CDS encoding sensor histidine kinase, coding for MIAATAASALAGVVAAWELLVAVLALVRDPLEALFFAAVLGVGCALLVLGGLLTRRLPELPFGPLVTAAGAVLMALHLLPERQASALEGTWMLLYLPLALMLVWFPSGRAATAGWRWAARSTTGVVVLFNAVCVVAAVAPGLRPVLEPPGLVLVLAFLVMLGWCCAAPLARYRCAPSTQRLRLRWMFVAGLALPGTLLLCWASYLMFGAPDLVVIGLLVSYVIIPVGGAVGLLRPRLFDVDRAVVAATTATVLAAAALCVVAAAVWAVGLRLTEWSTFGAVGAVAVLTAGAAIAYPGLRGRLEEVLYPERARALRAVLALTAGVEAGTARPEDLQPELRTALNDPGLVVAHRGWTDPTLLRLDGTPAEPTAATGILRLGGEQIGAIVPSGAGARQVPAAVCKASAPLVASIRSRAEISRALAEVELAQERMLLAGERERHRLERDLHDGAQQRLVALGMRLRVLQRAGTTSPAQSEELDVVVAELATAVAELRQVAHGVRPSILDAGLPAALAELARRDPERITVDAGTDMVPAEVALTAYFVVNEAVTNALRHAAAERIHVTLHQEGSAVVVSVTDDGLGGARVRRPGGLAGLEERVTASGGRFRVASGAGRGTTVQAVLPCGS
- a CDS encoding DUF4235 domain-containing protein: MANLVAKAVTAGAAVVAAIVARKTTDGTWKFVTGSDSPQNPDDPEIDLKEAIAFAVLSGALVGLARMLANRQTTRMMAKGAGKTPEQTADRANS
- a CDS encoding glycosyltransferase family 2 protein, producing MVPDVSFVVPAHNAERTLAATISSALAQEGVTVEVVVVDDASSDRTAEIAESFGPPVHVLRNRTNQGEGRSRNRAIENARGRWVSVLDADDTVAQARSRRLLDRAEAAEGLPIVVDNILMHRYRPGDGDAGVSVTSWPMFRPARLAGLGTLTLAEFVRGSRPLRSWSEAYGYLKPTLRRDFVAEHGLTYSPHLRVGADFYFLARALHFAGAAAVEPLGGYHYTIYPESVSARVGPPHIKAWMRADAAILEECDLEPTAQKAFEHRSAILHEALEYVRLASLLRDRDVVGAARQAAANPLLLIHLSRPVWWRARRAASWVHAEASSWVRGTGRG